In Phycisphaerales bacterium, one genomic interval encodes:
- a CDS encoding sulfite exporter TauE/SafE family protein — protein MLVIIVLTMAIFLLATLYSSVGHAGASGYLAAMALITQMPQEEMKGIALTLNIFVGCIGTWRFARAGHFHWPTLWPFAVIAVPLAFVGGLWQLPDAVFQPLIGAVLLFAAIMLLIRGNRREDNQNKPRMPHLSVALTTGGILGLMAGLTGTGGGIFLSPLLIICGWAGPKRTAAISIVFVLVNSLAGLGGV, from the coding sequence ATGCTCGTAATCATCGTATTAACCATGGCGATCTTTCTCTTAGCCACCCTTTATAGTTCGGTCGGCCATGCAGGCGCCTCCGGCTACCTGGCGGCCATGGCACTCATTACACAAATGCCACAGGAAGAAATGAAGGGCATTGCCCTGACCTTAAACATCTTTGTGGGCTGCATCGGCACTTGGCGTTTTGCTCGTGCTGGTCACTTCCATTGGCCTACCTTGTGGCCGTTTGCTGTCATCGCCGTACCACTGGCTTTTGTAGGCGGACTCTGGCAACTCCCTGATGCTGTCTTTCAGCCGCTCATCGGTGCGGTCCTTCTCTTTGCAGCCATCATGCTCCTTATTCGTGGCAATCGCCGTGAAGACAATCAGAATAAACCACGCATGCCACATCTATCGGTCGCCTTAACAACTGGTGGCATACTGGGGTTGATGGCGGGATTGACGGGCACTGGAGGTGGCATCTTTCTCTCGCCACTCTTGATTATCTGTGGGTGGGCAGGCCCAAAACGAACTGCGGCCATTTCGATTGTTTTTGTATTAGTCAACTCACTTGCTGGTCTTGGTGGCGTCAT